The Scyliorhinus torazame isolate Kashiwa2021f chromosome 22, sScyTor2.1, whole genome shotgun sequence DNA segment CCTTTGATTTGTTTTTTTTCCCAAAAGAATgttattgtttgaaatttggcgttCTTGCGTTTCGTCCTGATGAGTGCGCATGAAAAACTTTGGCGAGGCATCTCTCTTGCCGGCAAGTTTCACGTTCTGGCCCACCGAGCCAGGGTTGACACCTTTTCTGTATTTCTGATCATgtcatttttttggggggggggggaagactggggaGAGAGTCGAGCGTGACGTGTTTACATAGAAAATTATCGTtataaatcagtgactgtgcggcGAGGGTGCAGTGGGCTTGTGGGTGGGAATGCTAAGCGAATCTTGTcttgctgctcccccccccccccccctctcacaggtGGTGTGGAGGTACCTTCTGAATGTCTACCCAGATGGACTGACGGGCCAAGAGCGGATGGACTACATCAAGCGTAAGACGCGCGAGTACGAGAGGCTGAAGGGCGAGTGGGCCGAGCGGGCCAGCCCCGACGACCTGGAGTTTGTGGGCGGCATGGTGCTCAAGGACGTGCTCCGCACGGACCGGACCCACCCGTATTACGCCGGCTCGGAGGACAGCCCCCACCTCATGGCGCTCCACGACCTGCTGATCACCTACGCCCTGACCCACCCGCAGGTCTCCTACTGCCAGGGCATGAGCGACATCGCCTCCCCTATCCTGGCGGTCATGGACCACGAGGGGCAGGCCTACATCTGTTTCTGCGGCATCATGAAGCGGCTGGCGACCAACTTCCAGATGGACGGCGAGGTGATGGCGGTGAAGTTCCGGCACCTCAAGGTGCTGCTGCAGCGCACCGACCCCGAGTTCTACGCCTACCTGCTGGCCCACGGCGCTGACGACCTCTTCTTCTGCTACCGCTGGCTGCTGCTGGAGCTGAAGCGGGAGTTTGCCTTCGAGGATGCCCTGCGACTGCTGGAGGTGGCCTGGAGCTCCCTGCCCCCCGACCCGCCCGAGACGGAGGTGGAGCTGACcggccccccactctcccccaccgagGGCCGGGCGTCCCGCCACCGACACATGGTGAGGCCGGCCCGGGAGCTGGCTGCCGGCGAGGACGTGGCGAGCCGGTGGGgggacggggaggaggggggggtgcccCCCTCGGCTGCCGGCCAAACAGTCCAGCTTCGGCGATTTTCAGAGCAGCCCTGAGGCGCGCGGAGTGGGGGGGgacggcgaggaggaggaggaggaccgagggagggaggaggaggagccccTCCTGCAGCCGCCCTGCCTCCAGAGCCTGGGAGTGAAGAAGTCGGCCTCTGCCCCCGTCCTTAACCCCTCGGTtgacggccgctgctcctccccagACGGGGAGCCGGGCCCCACCAGCACGGCGGCAGTGGGCGGGGGGCCGGCGGCGGCGCCCCC contains these protein-coding regions:
- the tbc1d25 gene encoding LOW QUALITY PROTEIN: TBC1 domain family member 25 (The sequence of the model RefSeq protein was modified relative to this genomic sequence to represent the inferred CDS: deleted 1 base in 1 codon), producing the protein MGAKNGALTSDAPRSERIKTMFSRCSRWFPLSRQKCEGLLPAVFRSFAVDPQITSFEVLQHILIRAFDLSGKKNFVISYLSPEKPSQEVYLALNSDWDLDLAFSSLSKAQLQLKVDIKPSEDSPLLEDWDIISTKDVIGSDLLTPEKRSFTASALPLTQSIITQVGRTISKVQQVLSWSSGEEAVKPFKPPLSDAEFHTYLNHEGQLCRPEELRLRIYHGGVEPALRKVVWRYLLNVYPDGLTGQERMDYIKRKTREYERLKGEWAERASPDDLEFVGGMVLKDVLRTDRTHPYYAGSEDSPHLMALHDLLITYALTHPQVSYCQGMSDIASPILAVMDHEGQAYICFCGIMKRLATNFQMDGEVMAVKFRHLKVLLQRTDPEFYAYLLAHGADDLFFCYRWLLLELKREFAFEDALRLLEVAWSSLPPDPPETEVELTGPPLSPTEGRASRHRHMVRPARELAAGEDVASRWGDGERGGCPPRLPAKQSSFGDFQSSPEARGVGGDGEEEEEDRGREEEEPLLQPPCLQSLGVKKSASAPVLNPSVDGRCSSPDGEPGPTSTAAVGGGPAAAPPDKQGAPAPAPLPPPQEFGRGNPFVLFLCLAVLLEHREHIVRSQMDYNELAMHFDRLVRRQNLNRVLHRAKALFADYLQSEVWDSEDGDEAAAGAESPASS